The Amaranthus tricolor cultivar Red isolate AtriRed21 chromosome 6, ASM2621246v1, whole genome shotgun sequence genome has a segment encoding these proteins:
- the LOC130814825 gene encoding AP-4 complex subunit sigma — protein MTIRFVLMVNKQGQTRLAQYYEYLTIEQRRALEGEIVRKCLARNEQQCSFVEHRNYKIVYRRYASLFFLVGVDNDENELAILEFIHLLVETMDRHFGNVCELDIMFHLEKAHFMLEEMVMNGCIVETNKANILAPIQLMDKAS, from the exons atgacGATTAGATTTGTTTTAATGGTGAACAAACAAGGCCAAACTCGCCTTGCTCAATACTACGAGTACCTCACTATCGAACAGCGCCGTGCTCTTGAGGGTGAAATCGTCCGCAAATGCCTTGCTCGTAATGAGCAACAG TGTTCGTTTGTGGAGCATCGCAACTACAAGATTGTTTATCGGCGCTATGCATCTCTATTTTTCTTAGTTGGAGTTGACAACGACGAG AATGAGCTTGCAATTCTGGAGTTCATACATTTATTGGTAGAAACCATGGATCgacattttggaaatgtg TGTGAGCTGGATATCATGTTCCATCTAGAGAAAGCTCATTTTATGTTGGAGGAGATGGTGATGAATGGCTGTATTGTTGAAACCAACAAGGCCAACATTTTGGCCCCCATACAGTTGATGGATAAAGCTTCTTAA
- the LOC130814821 gene encoding uncharacterized protein LOC130814821 isoform X5 — protein MEMSLVLAKPSTCFNRSSYFHPLQHLKHDFSYDLRFSTQTERRFHLAIRSSLQPVPPPMPPPNPSSNPLPGFPGKGWIAGAILALLLPFLKNKWGPLLLFKKAEEKLETIEVIAETLEKVADGVEQIAEDIGKDLPEGAFKRTALLIEDVAEKVEAAAHFTDSAIDKIQELDEEVESLIELNQRSASELSEEKTNTKQA, from the exons ATGGAAATGAGCTTGGTTTTGGCAAAACCATCAACATGCTTCAATAGGTCATCATATTTCCACCCTCTACAACATCTTAAGCATGATTTTAGTTATGATCTAAGATTCTCTACACAAACGGAAAG AAGGTTTCATTTAGCAATTAGGAGTAGTCTTCAACCAGTTCCACCACCAATGCCACCACCAAATCCATCATCAAATCCTCTTCCTGGATTTCCTGG GAAAGGGTGGATAGCGGGAGCAATTCTTGCATTATTGTTACCGTTTTTGAAGAACAAATGGGGGCCCTTACTCTTATtcaaaa AAGCTGAAGAAAAACTAGAGACAATAGAAGTAATAGCAGAAACGTTGGAGAAAGTGGCAGATGGGGTGGAGCAGATAGCTGAGGATATTGGAAAAGATCTTCCTGAAGGAGCTTTTAAAAGGACGGCTTTGTTAATTGAAGATGTTGCTGAGAAAGTTGAAGCTGCTGCTCATTTTACTGATTCAGCCATTGACAAG ATACAAGAATTAGATGAAGAAGTGGAATCCTTGATTGAGTTAAATCAGAGAAGTGCGAGCGAGTTAAGTGAAGAAAAGACAAACACCAAACAGGCATAA
- the LOC130814821 gene encoding uncharacterized protein LOC130814821 isoform X2, whose translation MEMSLVLAKPSTCFNRSSYFHPLQHLKHDFSYDLRFSTQTERRFHLAIRSSLQPVPPPMPPPNPSSNPLPGFPGKGWIAGAILALLLPFLKNKWGPLLLFKKEAEEKLETIEVIAETLEKVADGVEQIAEDIGKDLPEGAFKRTALLIEDVAEKVEAAAHFTDSAIDKIQELDEEVESLIELNQRSASELSEEKTNTKQA comes from the exons ATGGAAATGAGCTTGGTTTTGGCAAAACCATCAACATGCTTCAATAGGTCATCATATTTCCACCCTCTACAACATCTTAAGCATGATTTTAGTTATGATCTAAGATTCTCTACACAAACGGAAAG AAGGTTTCATTTAGCAATTAGGAGTAGTCTTCAACCAGTTCCACCACCAATGCCACCACCAAATCCATCATCAAATCCTCTTCCTGGATTTCCTGG GAAAGGGTGGATAGCGGGAGCAATTCTTGCATTATTGTTACCGTTTTTGAAGAACAAATGGGGGCCCTTACTCTTATtcaaaa aAGAAGCTGAAGAAAAACTAGAGACAATAGAAGTAATAGCAGAAACGTTGGAGAAAGTGGCAGATGGGGTGGAGCAGATAGCTGAGGATATTGGAAAAGATCTTCCTGAAGGAGCTTTTAAAAGGACGGCTTTGTTAATTGAAGATGTTGCTGAGAAAGTTGAAGCTGCTGCTCATTTTACTGATTCAGCCATTGACAAG ATACAAGAATTAGATGAAGAAGTGGAATCCTTGATTGAGTTAAATCAGAGAAGTGCGAGCGAGTTAAGTGAAGAAAAGACAAACACCAAACAGGCATAA
- the LOC130814821 gene encoding uncharacterized protein LOC130814821 isoform X4, with translation MEMSLVLAKPSTCFNRSSYFHPLQHLKHDFSYDLRFSTQTERRFHLAIRSSLQPVPPPMPPPNPSSNPLPGFPGRKGWIAGAILALLLPFLKNKWGPLLLFKKAEEKLETIEVIAETLEKVADGVEQIAEDIGKDLPEGAFKRTALLIEDVAEKVEAAAHFTDSAIDKIQELDEEVESLIELNQRSASELSEEKTNTKQA, from the exons ATGGAAATGAGCTTGGTTTTGGCAAAACCATCAACATGCTTCAATAGGTCATCATATTTCCACCCTCTACAACATCTTAAGCATGATTTTAGTTATGATCTAAGATTCTCTACACAAACGGAAAG AAGGTTTCATTTAGCAATTAGGAGTAGTCTTCAACCAGTTCCACCACCAATGCCACCACCAAATCCATCATCAAATCCTCTTCCTGGATTTCCTGG CAGGAAAGGGTGGATAGCGGGAGCAATTCTTGCATTATTGTTACCGTTTTTGAAGAACAAATGGGGGCCCTTACTCTTATtcaaaa AAGCTGAAGAAAAACTAGAGACAATAGAAGTAATAGCAGAAACGTTGGAGAAAGTGGCAGATGGGGTGGAGCAGATAGCTGAGGATATTGGAAAAGATCTTCCTGAAGGAGCTTTTAAAAGGACGGCTTTGTTAATTGAAGATGTTGCTGAGAAAGTTGAAGCTGCTGCTCATTTTACTGATTCAGCCATTGACAAG ATACAAGAATTAGATGAAGAAGTGGAATCCTTGATTGAGTTAAATCAGAGAAGTGCGAGCGAGTTAAGTGAAGAAAAGACAAACACCAAACAGGCATAA
- the LOC130814821 gene encoding uncharacterized protein LOC130814821 isoform X1, giving the protein MEMSLVLAKPSTCFNRSSYFHPLQHLKHDFSYDLRFSTQTERRFHLAIRSSLQPVPPPMPPPNPSSNPLPGFPGRKGWIAGAILALLLPFLKNKWGPLLLFKKEAEEKLETIEVIAETLEKVADGVEQIAEDIGKDLPEGAFKRTALLIEDVAEKVEAAAHFTDSAIDKIQELDEEVESLIELNQRSASELSEEKTNTKQA; this is encoded by the exons ATGGAAATGAGCTTGGTTTTGGCAAAACCATCAACATGCTTCAATAGGTCATCATATTTCCACCCTCTACAACATCTTAAGCATGATTTTAGTTATGATCTAAGATTCTCTACACAAACGGAAAG AAGGTTTCATTTAGCAATTAGGAGTAGTCTTCAACCAGTTCCACCACCAATGCCACCACCAAATCCATCATCAAATCCTCTTCCTGGATTTCCTGG CAGGAAAGGGTGGATAGCGGGAGCAATTCTTGCATTATTGTTACCGTTTTTGAAGAACAAATGGGGGCCCTTACTCTTATtcaaaa aAGAAGCTGAAGAAAAACTAGAGACAATAGAAGTAATAGCAGAAACGTTGGAGAAAGTGGCAGATGGGGTGGAGCAGATAGCTGAGGATATTGGAAAAGATCTTCCTGAAGGAGCTTTTAAAAGGACGGCTTTGTTAATTGAAGATGTTGCTGAGAAAGTTGAAGCTGCTGCTCATTTTACTGATTCAGCCATTGACAAG ATACAAGAATTAGATGAAGAAGTGGAATCCTTGATTGAGTTAAATCAGAGAAGTGCGAGCGAGTTAAGTGAAGAAAAGACAAACACCAAACAGGCATAA
- the LOC130814821 gene encoding uncharacterized protein LOC130814821 isoform X3, which yields MEMSLVLAKPSTCFNRSSYFHPLQHLKHDFSYDLRFSTQTERFHLAIRSSLQPVPPPMPPPNPSSNPLPGFPGRKGWIAGAILALLLPFLKNKWGPLLLFKKEAEEKLETIEVIAETLEKVADGVEQIAEDIGKDLPEGAFKRTALLIEDVAEKVEAAAHFTDSAIDKIQELDEEVESLIELNQRSASELSEEKTNTKQA from the exons ATGGAAATGAGCTTGGTTTTGGCAAAACCATCAACATGCTTCAATAGGTCATCATATTTCCACCCTCTACAACATCTTAAGCATGATTTTAGTTATGATCTAAGATTCTCTACACAAACGGAAAG GTTTCATTTAGCAATTAGGAGTAGTCTTCAACCAGTTCCACCACCAATGCCACCACCAAATCCATCATCAAATCCTCTTCCTGGATTTCCTGG CAGGAAAGGGTGGATAGCGGGAGCAATTCTTGCATTATTGTTACCGTTTTTGAAGAACAAATGGGGGCCCTTACTCTTATtcaaaa aAGAAGCTGAAGAAAAACTAGAGACAATAGAAGTAATAGCAGAAACGTTGGAGAAAGTGGCAGATGGGGTGGAGCAGATAGCTGAGGATATTGGAAAAGATCTTCCTGAAGGAGCTTTTAAAAGGACGGCTTTGTTAATTGAAGATGTTGCTGAGAAAGTTGAAGCTGCTGCTCATTTTACTGATTCAGCCATTGACAAG ATACAAGAATTAGATGAAGAAGTGGAATCCTTGATTGAGTTAAATCAGAGAAGTGCGAGCGAGTTAAGTGAAGAAAAGACAAACACCAAACAGGCATAA